From a single Sediminibacterium sp. KACHI17 genomic region:
- a CDS encoding SusC/RagA family TonB-linked outer membrane protein, translated as MRKSLTLLAAALLWTLSSFAQTVVVQGQVSDDRGPVPNATIQEKGTNNAARADDLGKFTLRVKQGAKVIVSAIGHETYEFTASSAYQNIQIKTLAGELEEVFVTSAFGVKKSQRTTPFSSQVVSSEQLNVIRQPNLNNALAGKVAGVQFRGQSSAKLNDQGFLRIRGGGSLNDAGAIYVVDGTITNSFDINPDDVEDITVLKGANATALFGSRAGNGAIVVTTKKGRKVKGIGVEVNQSVTFDRAVFLPQYQNEYGGGDGPWLTFNYVAGMPTEWQGLNGKRYRDFTDDASWGPKIDGSEYIPWYAFIPGHARSGKTASFTPQPNNAKDFWNTGVTSNTNVSFTQSNGAGQSLRVSYTNQSIKGMLENTKSLRHNLNTSFTMDMGQYITVGANLNYTNQQISGDFSDGYANNSAGNFSQWFHRDLDIDIMRELAGLKTPIGTFASWNFRRNPGSWSAAAPRNSVYAANYWYNPFTYFQNIDLTQRRDRLYGDLNLTVKFSKNFRFKGAIRKDQFNGNVENIIPNELELSGGQTGLLASYGTSNTVNNEWNFEGVATYNQTFGDLAVTVNAGANKLNIRQRAVAANTNNGLNVPGLYAISNSKTTPTISNTRSDQQANSLFAFGDLEYKKYLSLTWAIRNDWFSTLPKGNNSLLSPSVGASFVFSEFTKSVNWLSFGKVFGSWGKKPKTLSPYALNLNYAVNPLLWGSNFLMSTPNATPDANLRGALTTTWEAGLDLRFAKNKIRMNLVYYNEDNRDEPLGVTVSGVSGFTSQTINAARVTRQGLELELGASIIKRKNLSWDVSKTVAYLLDNKVKALAPGLTSYTLAGGSFGTRFARAFHFVDKQWGMLRGGGIKRNAEGQPLITTNGFSGGLGWYQGDATKEWGSVVPKLTGGFQNFVTYKNWNLGLTFDYQVGGKFFSLSEQWGTFSGLLASTAGKNDKGNPIRDPVASGGGVRVRGVDAADGKTPVDVYVDAYDYFHQFYYQQIAEPFVHDLTFVKLRELSLGYAIPTQKLGKLGKVFQGASVSVIARNLFFIYRDTKNFDPSEISGVFGEDGNLPGSRSVGFNLKLNF; from the coding sequence ATGAGAAAAAGTCTAACACTGTTAGCTGCTGCATTGCTGTGGACGCTATCCAGCTTTGCGCAAACAGTGGTGGTTCAGGGTCAGGTTTCAGATGACCGGGGTCCTGTTCCAAATGCCACTATCCAAGAAAAAGGCACAAATAATGCCGCAAGAGCCGATGATCTCGGCAAATTCACACTCAGAGTAAAGCAGGGAGCAAAAGTTATCGTATCTGCCATCGGTCATGAGACCTATGAGTTTACGGCTAGCTCTGCGTATCAGAACATTCAGATCAAGACCCTCGCAGGAGAGTTGGAAGAAGTGTTCGTTACGAGTGCATTCGGTGTGAAGAAATCTCAGCGTACCACTCCTTTTAGTTCTCAGGTGGTGAGTTCAGAGCAATTGAATGTGATTCGTCAGCCGAATCTGAATAATGCACTTGCCGGTAAAGTAGCCGGTGTTCAGTTCAGAGGTCAGTCATCTGCTAAATTGAATGATCAAGGTTTCTTACGTATCCGTGGTGGTGGATCATTGAATGATGCGGGAGCTATCTATGTTGTAGATGGTACTATTACCAATTCATTTGATATTAACCCGGATGATGTAGAAGATATCACCGTTTTAAAAGGTGCGAATGCTACTGCTTTGTTTGGTAGCCGTGCCGGTAATGGTGCGATCGTTGTTACGACCAAAAAAGGACGTAAAGTAAAAGGGATCGGTGTAGAAGTAAACCAGTCAGTAACTTTTGATAGAGCTGTTTTTTTACCTCAATATCAAAATGAATATGGTGGTGGCGATGGCCCATGGTTAACTTTTAACTATGTAGCCGGTATGCCAACAGAATGGCAGGGATTAAATGGAAAAAGATATCGTGATTTTACGGATGATGCTTCATGGGGTCCTAAGATTGATGGATCAGAGTATATTCCTTGGTATGCTTTCATTCCCGGACATGCTCGTTCTGGTAAAACAGCCAGTTTTACACCTCAGCCGAATAATGCAAAAGATTTCTGGAACACAGGCGTTACATCTAATACCAATGTAAGCTTTACACAAAGCAATGGTGCCGGACAAAGTCTGCGTGTTTCTTATACGAATCAGAGCATCAAGGGTATGTTGGAGAATACAAAATCACTCAGACATAACCTGAATACATCGTTTACGATGGATATGGGTCAGTATATTACTGTTGGAGCAAATTTGAATTATACCAATCAGCAGATCAGTGGTGATTTTTCTGATGGATATGCCAATAACTCTGCCGGTAACTTCAGTCAGTGGTTTCACCGTGATTTGGATATTGATATCATGCGTGAGCTTGCAGGCTTAAAAACACCGATCGGAACATTTGCTTCATGGAACTTCCGTCGTAATCCGGGTTCATGGAGTGCTGCTGCTCCTAGAAACAGTGTATATGCTGCGAACTACTGGTACAATCCATTTACTTATTTCCAGAATATTGATCTCACTCAAAGAAGAGATCGTTTATATGGAGATCTGAATCTGACCGTTAAGTTCTCTAAAAACTTCAGATTTAAAGGTGCGATCCGTAAAGATCAGTTCAATGGTAATGTTGAAAATATAATACCGAATGAACTGGAACTTTCTGGTGGACAAACCGGTTTGTTGGCTAGTTATGGAACCAGCAATACTGTAAACAACGAATGGAACTTTGAAGGTGTAGCCACCTATAACCAAACATTTGGAGATTTGGCCGTAACTGTGAATGCAGGTGCGAACAAATTGAATATTCGTCAAAGAGCTGTTGCAGCTAATACCAATAACGGTTTGAACGTTCCTGGTTTATATGCGATCAGTAACTCTAAGACAACGCCTACTATTTCAAACACTAGATCTGACCAACAAGCGAATTCATTGTTTGCATTCGGTGATCTGGAGTATAAGAAATACCTGAGTTTAACTTGGGCTATACGTAATGACTGGTTCTCTACTTTGCCTAAAGGAAATAACTCATTGTTATCTCCATCAGTAGGTGCTTCATTTGTATTCAGTGAATTCACCAAGAGTGTTAACTGGTTAAGCTTTGGTAAAGTATTTGGTTCATGGGGTAAGAAACCAAAGACCCTCAGTCCATATGCTTTGAATTTGAATTATGCAGTTAACCCATTATTGTGGGGTTCTAACTTCCTGATGTCAACTCCAAATGCAACTCCGGATGCTAATCTTCGTGGTGCTTTGACCACAACATGGGAAGCAGGTTTGGATCTCCGTTTTGCAAAGAACAAGATCCGTATGAACCTTGTGTACTATAATGAAGACAACAGAGATGAGCCATTGGGTGTAACCGTGAGTGGTGTGAGTGGATTTACTTCTCAAACCATCAACGCTGCACGTGTAACTCGTCAGGGTCTTGAATTAGAATTGGGTGCAAGTATCATTAAGAGAAAAAATCTTAGCTGGGATGTAAGTAAAACAGTTGCTTACCTCTTAGACAATAAAGTAAAAGCGTTGGCTCCTGGTTTGACCAGCTATACACTTGCCGGCGGTTCATTTGGTACTCGTTTCGCACGTGCCTTCCACTTTGTTGACAAACAGTGGGGTATGTTAAGAGGCGGTGGTATCAAGCGTAATGCAGAAGGTCAGCCATTGATCACTACCAACGGTTTCAGTGGTGGTTTAGGTTGGTATCAGGGTGATGCTACCAAAGAGTGGGGTTCTGTTGTACCTAAATTAACAGGTGGTTTCCAAAACTTTGTTACCTACAAGAATTGGAACTTAGGCCTCACATTTGATTATCAGGTAGGTGGTAAATTCTTCTCTCTGTCTGAGCAGTGGGGAACGTTCTCTGGTCTGTTAGCTTCTACAGCAGGTAAGAATGATAAAGGCAATCCTATCCGTGACCCTGTTGCTTCAGGTGGTGGTGTACGCGTGAGAGGTGTTGATGCCGCTGACGGAAAAACACCAGTAGATGTATATGTAGATGCGTATGATTATTTCCACCAATTCTACTATCAGCAAATTGCAGAACCTTTCGTTCATGACCTCACATTTGTGAAGCTGCGTGAATTGAGTTTAGGTTATGCGATCCCTACTCAAAAATTGGGTAAGCTGGGTAAAGTGTTCCAGGGTGCATCTGTTTCTGTGATCGCTCGTAACCTGTTCTTTATCTATCGTGATACTAAGAACTTCGATCCATCAGAGATCAGTGGTGTATTCGGTGAAGATGGTAACCTGCCTGGTTCACGTTCTGTTGGTTTCAACTTAAAACTTAATTTCTAA
- a CDS encoding SusD/RagB family nutrient-binding outer membrane lipoprotein translates to MKQMNIKRAALALGVFATLLTGCSKGINDFGNINNNPNATTVPITSALLTNVLANAGGNVWGSGINTTAGLYCQYMSETQYTDISRYATPTLNWDGIYAGDLYDLQNIINVNTDPATKAAAAQFGSNNNQIAIARILKAYNYMMLTDAYGDIPYFEALKGNGTIAYDKQELIYPDLIKELKAAVAQFDGGLTVQGDVMYSGNTTRWKKFANSLIATIALRMSKANATLGKAEFAAAIAAGVIDNNADNAGIAYPGGNYRNPIYNYYVITQRFDFAVSKTITDNLTDKNDPRINTFGSNAKGFPYGLTRSDALAWQTANPTFAFLYAFTATPQTGTMFLMTAGQMYLARAEAARLGWTTEVAAVMYEAGITAEMNRWGITNSAAIATYLAQPNVALTGTTSDNQKIAEQRWLSYFPDGNQGWAEWRRTGFPVLAAVPGSTSPVPRRIPYGPNEPLYNPTNYATAAAGYNSNSQNAKVWWDK, encoded by the coding sequence ATGAAACAAATGAATATAAAAAGAGCCGCACTGGCGTTAGGGGTTTTTGCTACCTTACTTACGGGTTGTAGCAAGGGTATTAACGATTTCGGTAATATCAATAACAACCCGAATGCAACAACTGTTCCTATTACATCAGCCTTGCTGACCAACGTATTGGCCAATGCAGGCGGTAACGTATGGGGCAGCGGTATCAATACCACCGCCGGTTTGTACTGTCAGTACATGTCGGAAACACAATACACGGATATCTCACGTTATGCTACCCCTACTTTGAACTGGGATGGTATCTATGCGGGTGACCTGTATGATCTTCAGAACATCATCAATGTAAATACAGATCCTGCAACAAAAGCTGCTGCAGCGCAATTTGGTTCTAATAATAACCAGATCGCTATCGCAAGAATTCTGAAAGCATATAACTATATGATGCTGACAGATGCTTATGGTGATATCCCTTATTTTGAAGCATTAAAAGGGAACGGAACCATCGCTTACGATAAGCAAGAGCTTATTTATCCTGATCTGATCAAAGAATTGAAAGCTGCCGTAGCTCAATTTGATGGAGGTCTTACCGTTCAAGGTGATGTGATGTACAGCGGCAATACCACTCGTTGGAAAAAGTTTGCTAATTCACTCATCGCAACCATCGCATTACGTATGTCAAAAGCCAATGCAACTTTAGGAAAAGCAGAGTTTGCTGCTGCTATTGCTGCTGGTGTTATTGATAACAATGCAGATAATGCCGGTATTGCTTATCCTGGTGGTAACTATCGTAATCCGATCTATAACTATTACGTGATCACACAGCGTTTTGACTTTGCTGTGAGCAAGACCATTACGGATAATCTTACCGATAAAAATGATCCTCGTATCAACACATTCGGAAGTAATGCTAAAGGTTTCCCTTATGGATTAACACGTAGTGATGCATTGGCATGGCAAACTGCTAACCCAACTTTTGCATTCTTGTATGCTTTTACTGCTACTCCTCAAACAGGAACCATGTTCCTGATGACTGCTGGTCAGATGTACCTCGCCAGAGCAGAAGCTGCAAGATTGGGTTGGACAACAGAAGTGGCAGCAGTGATGTATGAAGCCGGTATCACCGCAGAAATGAATCGCTGGGGTATTACCAACAGTGCTGCTATTGCTACCTATTTGGCACAGCCTAATGTTGCACTTACTGGTACTACCAGCGACAACCAAAAAATTGCAGAACAAAGATGGCTGTCTTATTTCCCTGATGGAAACCAAGGATGGGCAGAATGGCGCAGAACAGGATTCCCTGTACTGGCAGCTGTTCCTGGTTCTACAAGTCCGGTTCCGAGAAGAATTCCTTATGGCCCGAATGAGCCTTTGTATAATCCAACGAATTATGCAACTGCTGCAGCAGGCTATAATTCTAACTCACAAAATGCAAAAGTTTGGTGGGATAAATAA
- a CDS encoding DUF3467 domain-containing protein has translation MEQQPNHQLNIEISEEMAEGEYANLAIITHSNAEFVIDFVNVMPGTPKSRVKSRIIFTPMHAKRFMKALEENIARFEAANGTIQDLEHIEIPMNFGGPTAQA, from the coding sequence ATGGAACAGCAACCCAACCACCAGTTGAATATTGAGATCAGTGAAGAAATGGCAGAAGGTGAATATGCAAACCTTGCAATCATCACTCACAGTAATGCTGAGTTTGTAATAGATTTTGTGAATGTCATGCCCGGTACTCCCAAGAGTCGCGTTAAATCGAGAATCATCTTTACGCCAATGCATGCCAAACGTTTTATGAAAGCATTGGAGGAAAATATTGCTCGCTTTGAAGCAGCCAACGGAACGATTCAAGATCTTGAACACATCGAAATTCCTATGAACTTCGGAGGTCCTACTGCACAAGCATAA